In the genome of Lactuca sativa cultivar Salinas chromosome 3, Lsat_Salinas_v11, whole genome shotgun sequence, the window aagttcaaaacttgtcctcaagttttgaaatttaaaatttctgattaaaatgtttaatttgaactatttaaatttcaaaccctagaattttacaagtttaaaattcaaccttacactttataatattataagattgatatatatatatatatatatatatatatatatatatatatatatatatatatatatatatatatatatatatatatgctagtcttaccgttagtatgcctcattcacgaagccaatctataagagggtataaggttatagcctataaaatggccatttaatgggtgtccactctcacccaccgcttccttgattggtggagggtcgttagccgaacggataggatagggcaaccctttctCATTCATAAGTATTATGAAtaattaaagtaactaaacgttttcacaaaattcccagtcttagttactttacgCAAAGtcaattgatgcaattccatgaaattacactttgtacccttgcaatgaagttagtggagcgtgtgtggttaaccggcacactaattggtttctaagcaaaggtggcaaagggtgactcattgtttgtcatagttcgatggagcgtgtgtggttaaccagcacatcgaatgggtaactgtaacaatgagggcaccatgtacatgtgcattgttattcacacccgctttgcgatcctcggcatcccagtcacaaacttgaggggcatatcgagattgaaacatgccattgaaaagttcaatgaatctcaaaggaatataggagttttcaatacatttataacttaatcttttttttttgttttgcatGGTGGACAATTAGTGAATCattattcacttaccttcaaattatttgcattttagattacggtatcccttttctaatatgtaaataatgttgttggatcctagccctaatttctcattttgggtgtttaattggggattcatttctaatcaaactttgttcttttctatttcagatgtcgaacgtcaacaacaatgcttccggctcgaactcctccggctcgttctcactcatgaatttgtgttggagagtgatctttgacgggtccaatttaaatgattggatccgtaacatccgaatggtcactcgttacgaggacaaagagtatgtcctcgataaggagctgaaggaggtgaacatcaacgctgctactcccgaagaaatagctgcctttgaggcccatgaacGTGATTCCACGAAAGTCCATTACATCATGCTAGCGACTATGACTGCTGAACtacaaaagtcctacgaggactactatccctacgagatgcatcaagacttggtggaccggtaccaccaaagtgcgaggcgagaaaggtatgagatcatcacttcgatgatcactgccaaaatgggtaatggagattcccttaccgctcatctgcaaaagataaAGAGATATATTGATCGCCTGctcaagttaaatgttaactttgatgaagagctagcaattgacattatccttcactccttgcctccctgctacaaccaattccgcatgacctaccacaagaataaggaagaggtcaccttgagcaagcttcaaggcttgttaaggactactgagagcaatctcaaggacaagtctgttgcatcgACTCCCACTCGCACTGTTGCACCTGTCTTGGTAATTGGTCAAGggaggggaaagaagaggaaggctccttcaaagagccaccacaaaggAAAATCCgatgatggtacctcttctagtggaaccaaagttggttctgctaagcccaactctaacccgaaggaggaagagtgccaccactgccacaagatagggcattagaagagaagttgcccggaatatctacaagccatcaaggatgggaatatCAGGCCatatttcgcaggtatttacacgaTTTAATCtaatcacatgctatttcttgggttcttgatacaggatgtggttttgacatatgttctgatttatagggactaagaagaaatagggatgtggagcatggaaggataaatctaatcatggggaatagaagatcgtcgcatgtcaccaagattggagtgtattctctagcgcTTAATAAtagattaggattagatttaaataattgttgctatccgccagatatggcaagaaacatcatttcatttcatggtttgtttagacaaggatttagatattcatttgataatgagaaaggttctatttatgctcatctaaatggtgttttatatttcgaggcattaccttgtaatggaatttatgaaactgtgatggttgtagataatctaggaaatgatgtgttatgtatcgattcttccaatagtatggataaagcatgcttgtggcattgtcgtcttggacatgtcaacaagaaacacatagcccaactctaaaaggatggagtgttggagtcattcgaccttagggacgatgacgtgtgtgagtcttgtttacacCGATGTgtatgggccctttagatccaccacaaggtatgtgaaccgcttctatgtgactttcaccgacgaCTATAGCAAATataggtatatctacttaatcaagtacaagtcagaaacctttgaaaagttcaaggagtttaaacaagaagtggagaatcaattgggcaggaaaatcaagatgcttcgatccaatcagggaggagagtacctaagtcttgaattccacgactacctcaaggaatgaggaatagtttcgcaattaatGCCACCAAGGACATCACAATTGAATGGTATAGctaagaggcataatcgaaccttgttagacatggttcgttccatgatgagtcgtgcttcactacctatctcattttgggggtatgccttagccactgtcgcccatatccttaacttagtccctatgaagaaggttgccaaaacacctcacgagatgtggacagggaaagatccctcgttggcacatatcaaggtttggggttgcgaggctttcgtaagacgagagactaacgacaagctcgaaccttgtagtgagcgatatattttcatcgattacccgcagaaatcctttggatatctcttctatggACCGCGTGagaatgttgtcttcgttgtgaggagaggggttttccaagtGATAGCTtgattttttgtatatattttagcaATCGTTTTCTTTTACTTTTAGCATTTTTAATATTCTTTTTGCATTAAATCGTTAGATTTATTGTTTTGAATATTTTTACTCGTTTAAGCAATTTTTGTGCAGATTTGTACGAGCAAGGTGGTATTTTGGAGCATTGTTAAAGCCACATTGAATGCCTTGCAGCCACGATTGAAATCTCATAGCAAAATCCGAGAGCGAAAAGAAAAACAAAgcgatataaattaatttttcggATTTTGACAGCTTTGCGCGGCTTTCTTCAAGCGATCAGACGGAGGGGCAAACGATGTCCGATTGAGCTGAAAATTTACAGGAGTCTTCATAACTCGTTGATCTTCAATCTCACAAAAAATGAGCTGATTCAGACATGTTTTGGTCGGGTTTTTGGTCTGACGAACAACAGTACAGAAGGCTGTCCAGCAACCCATTTAAATAGCCCAATTAATTTATATGGCAGCCCATTTTGAGATTTAATCCAGCAGCCCATGTTTCATTTAGTTGAGCCCACTATGGCTTATTGTGTAACTTGGAAACGCAGCAAATCAAGGGCACAAAAACAGTAGGGCATCTTCATTTTTTCATCGGCAGAAGAAAAGAAGTGGGCGACGCCTCTTCTTGGGGTTTTTCTCCCTTGGATTCTTCTTTCTTTATTTTTGGAAACTAAACACTATTATCATTGATATCTTTATCATTGATTTTATTGTCTTGTGATTCCTTTATCTTTGTAATTAGATTAGGTTAATTTTTGTATTAATACTTGGATTATGGATGaagtttttggagcaacaagaaGTGACGATTTCAAGAAGCTTTGTCATCTTCGTTTCGTAATCGGTATTGGTATAATTTCTAtcatttttattgttattattattatgtgttagtttttattttcaatattgGGTGAATCTATGGAACAATTAATTGATTAGGAATAGTTTTATATGGTTTTGATGGCATGCTATGAAATATTTTCTAGTGAAACATCTATTGATGTTCATATGTCTTTAATCATGAGTTTAGATATGTGAATGTTTAATTAGTTGGTTAATTTCTTGATTACGTAATAGATCTTCAAATTAACAAGCAACAAATGGTTTTTGTGATTGTTTTTCTTTCACACAATCATGAAAatattttctccaacatggtagtgaaagcattttgactcatcttggatttggtgacttttaaaTCTTAATGCTAGTTAATTTTCATTAATTATATGCTTCATGGAAATTATGACTTTAACTAAGAAAatgtgttatgagcttctctaaccattgtATTAATTAAGAAAAGCCTAGGTGATCTCAAGCTTCTTAGATTGCTATAGCGAAATTAGTATCCATTAAACTTATTGCACCACAAAATTATGATGATTAGTCAACTAATTGAACTTGTGATTTATCCCGATATTGGAACGTTTTATATTATAGATTTTgtatttttccatttttgttatttttataaaatagttttttttatcgCATTTAACATTTGAAAACCCCCATATCATTGTATATTTTTATTTCGGAGAACTGAATGCATAGATTTGATTCGAACCAATCcctgtggattcgatcccttttaCCGCTATTACAATTCATTTTTGTATGCCATCGTATTGAGGTTTTTTTTATTTGGTGGTCTCGACGCCCACCACCGAGAGCgaaaactcataagccaaggggacagtaggagacaaatcgatcttgaagagattcaagagtcgagtaatgaaggaacctctaacgctagcactcaacccgaagaggaaactccggttgagccgattgacgagtccttacctcttagacgttccaaaagagttagagttcaaccccagttatatggttttcatattactatagaaggggacatgtatattagtgatagtacactaataaatctagacgAACCTAacaattataaggaagccatggcaggcccagagtctgcaaaatggaaagaggcgatggacagcgagattcaatccatgtatgacaaccaagtttggaatttggttgatcatgtgcccggacgtaagacggtcgggggcaaatggatcttcaagaagaataccgacatggatgggaatgtgtacacgtataaggcgcgattggttgcgaagggctttactcaaactcccggagttgactatgatgagaccttctcaccagttgcgaaaataaagtctattagggtgatgttggccattgctgcatttcatgattatgaaatatggcagatggatgtcaaaaccgctttccttaatgggaagttggctgaggatgtttacatggatcagccagagggttttgtcaatgcgaagcatcccaatatagtgtgtaagcttgagaagtccatttatggacttaagcaagcgtctcacagatggaatctttgtttcgacgagaaagtcaaagagtttgggtttctgtgaagtgaagatgaatcatgtgtatatttcaaagccagtgggagtatagtgagcttcctcgtattgtatgtcgatgacatactgctcataggaaacgacatctcgacactgcaggaagttaaatcctggctcgggaagtgcttcgctatgaaggacctcaaagAAGCTgcatatattatgggaataaggatagtgagaaattgGAGTAAAAgattaataggacttagtcagaatacttacttggacaaggtactaaaatgttttagtatggagaattccaagaaaggggagttaccaatccaaagtaatgccaagttgagtaagactcaaagtccgagtactgaagccgagaaagcagagatgagtcgagtaccttacgcttctgcagttggctcaatcatgtatgctatgacttgtactcgccctgatgtggcctttgctttgagcatggttagcagatatcaagggaaacctggaaaagcacattggaccgtagtcaagaatattcttaagtaccttcggaggaccaaggaatggtttctagtcctcggtgggagtgatgacttaaaagtgcgagggtatagtgatgccagttttcagactgacagggacaactaccgttcgcagtccggttgggtctttacccttaatggaggagcagtgacttggaaaagttccaagcaagaaaccatagctgattcaacgtacgAATCAAAgcacattgcagcgagcgaaacaTCAAAAGAGGCAATATAGCTGACgaatttcattggagaccttggagttgtgccagccatacaggagcccatggaaattttctgtgctAATGAAGGAgtagttgccttgaccaaggaactgagggatcatggtagatctcgacatatcgacagaaaatatcactttattcgacatcgggtagaagaaggactcctcgtagttaagatggtatcgtcagaggataacctagtagatccgcttacgaggggactgagtagggttaagcacttgcagcacgctaggagcattgggctgaaggaagatattagtttagattagatattttagaaacgtgtaatagataaatgtaattgacatttgatgattaaataaaggagtattatttataagtaaagttattgtcttatgttaattgtttaactattgtttcactttgcatgttttgacttcctgaataattgagttatttaaGAATattcgaattattcgaatggtccacagtcgttcatatgttggaagtaggtatgaatgaaacctgtcatgaataggtgtgtagattgtctgaaagttattagacatatcaaaggtttgctacaacgttcatgagtgcttatgaacaagttttgagcattggaataaacccacgcttgctggaatcacttcatggaatttatcacgagtgatcgcaagatgataatatcatgtggtcttaaaacctagatatatggtttattgtttgctgattggttgtgcattgataatgcgaaaacgcatcagtaacttgatgtcataaaacgcattgttgtgtatgatttaattagtgaatagtaaatgcatataagtcgaattttatatgttccttttatcctaagagggtaagagcgatatcagggcccctcgatgatttagtttgacttatgtgtcaggcccggtcaggactgaattaatgtgttcaattaagttctatgtcaaatgaatctgagatctaGAAACAAACtggtggacaataagtatgaccttgttccatgtgattgtccgcacgatatctagaatagaggatcattcgatcccttatctaaaggacaggatattGATAAGATCAGTGTtcaacagcgtctttgagagctacgattgttaatcGGACTATGTTTATACTTATAggtactagacttatccaagtggaagactgttggattagtggctaagcccgtaactatatttgataagtacttgacccggttgtgcatggtccttttgggttgccttcaccatagcaacatgataggatgatttataaataaagaggttattatgaattattaatatattatatgattaatatattaaaggagaaatcatatagattaattaatattagacaagaattaattaagaattaattatgtggctaaaagagattaattaaataaaggggattggaactgtcaattgtgtgatagttggttttaagcTGTGGATCTTTATGGATCATAGGGTGGATGAAATTAAGGTGTATGgactccttgaattcgtccaagccttaatctagaaggatccttggactgcttaagccctaagtaatccaattagggtttcaggcTGTAACCCTAGCAGCTCAAGTATTTAAAGAACCCAGGAACTATAGAAATCGGCTACCATCAACCCTAAGGAGTTCCTAGAGCCGAATTTGTGCCCACAACCTCTctccaaatcatcctcttgcttcttggtttttgtaagccattagaggagtgacacttgtgactctaagctccaaggataacaagattcaagctttcaagaaaaggtaatcatctagatcgaCTTTATCATGTCAATTTCGAATTGTATATCgcagatctagggtttgcaagtcttggatgaaaagcatgttcattagagaaacctagatccaagcattagggtttccatgtgcacataggaatgttcttatggctcaaacccatcacaaCATACGTAGGTGCCTCCGCGTCTAACCCTTCAAGACAGTACAACCAGCGTACTtatagagtacgcccaacgtactcggctagggaccaaaatgaaataatttacaATGAAGGTCCTAAAAGGGAAAAACCTGAAATGCAGTGTTACATTCCCCTTTATACAAATAAATTTATAACTAATTTTATGTTAAAAATCAATGTGTAAGAAATTATTAATTGCTAGCGATATATTAACATGCAAAATAACTGTAGTTAACAACATGAACCTCATGTATTGCATACCTAAAAAAATTATGAACAATCAAAGAGCATCCATCACATGTGATGTTTAAAACCTAAGACACATAGTAAAATGAATTCAAATATGATAACATTAGCTCTTCTCAAAACTATTATAAACTAATGATTGACaaagaaataaataattattCCAACTATTATATGTGATATGAATTACAAAGCAACAGTGATTGAACCGCACAAAAAAACACAAGAAAAAAGATTAGTAAGTTCTGAAACCACGGATACCCCTCAGAGTAGGCGACTCATTCTTACCATTAGTAGAATTTAAATAGGCCAATAAATATCAATATTGGTAATTTCTTgtcattaaatatttaattttagtaATTTCTTATTGTGTTCTCTAGTAGACGCTTATTCATGATAAAAATTTGAAGCTATACCGGAGATAAATCAATTGATATTTGCAGAGGTATCCTAAAAGTTTAATAAAGTCAAGAGCTACACCCTTGAGCCAAAACCATCTCAAATCCTCCATGAACAGCGGATCGATGCTTATTCAGAGAAAGTGAAGTAGATGTTAGCTATATAATCGCATTCTTCCCACTTGTGATTTACTTTCTAACTTTTCATTGTTATATCCTTGGAAACCGAGGAATCAATGCACGAAACCCTTAGCTTATCACTAAGTATGGGAGTACAATCATAAAAGGCTAACCATGGGGTACGAGTGATCAAACAAGGGGACCATGGCGCAATGTAGTTTTTATTGTTCTAACCCTAGTGTACACCCAAGATAGGGTCAGACCAAGTATGGAAGATGTTGAGTTCACCGTTAAAATGGTCAAGGTTAGGGTTTAATGGTGAGATGTTGGAGAGAAGAAATTTGTTAAAACTACTTACAAAGTGGCCACTTGGTATCAACTGCAAGACTTTTCTTAAATGACGCTTCATCTCATCATTATTATTAGATACCTCCCCTCTGACCCaacccatgttttgaaaaccggaccggaccggccggttcgaccggttcaaccgggaacCGGTCCCGGATCCGGTTCTTAGAGGCCAAAAAACCGGTAATCGTTTGAACCAGTGAAAACCGGTAAAAACCGGTCGAACCGGTAAAAACCGGTCCGGTTGAACCGGTAAAACCGGTCAAAaccggaaattttaaaaaatatttatttttatttattttttgtattttttatataattaaatataagtaTGACATCATCCGGTTTTTCCGGTTTTTGAGACTGGTCCGACCGGTTGGACCACCTGAACCATCGAACCAGTAAGACGACCGGTTCGgtctccggtccggttttcaaaaccttgGACCCAACCAAAAACTCCCAAATCTTTTCATCTTCACTCTCTCTCCCTATTTACCCCCAAAACTATATCCGGTATATAAAATCTCATACATTTTTCACTTAAAGGAAAATCATAAGGACAAATTTTCATGAGTTTACTCAAGTCAATACAAATTCAAGCAAGGACTTACGATATTTGACTAAGTAACACTCCAATCGAGTCATACTACTGAGTTGACTCTTTTATAGGGTTTGAATTGATTTGAAAGGAATCAATTTTGATTAGATTGAGTATGgctcataaaaataaaataaaaatatatctaGAAACATAGACAAAGCTACATAAATGGTTCATGTAGTTTCTCAAATTCTTAACTTTCATCTCTGACTTTTTCTTTCGTTACATGGAAGGTTCTTGTGGTGTCTAAATCTTGTGTGGTTGGTCATTTATGCCTGAAAATTGACTTTTATACCCATTTGGATTTCTTTTATCATTTTAAACtaattttaattacataaaaaataaactaaattaaaatCCCTCAATTGACATAACCTATCTCCATAAAACTAGCAGCCACATAACCACACCAAAGAAACAATGTCGCCACTTTCCCACCGCTCTCTATTTACGTGCAGTCTTTCACCATCATACCACCATCTTTGCTCCATTCATGTTCTTATAATCGGGGATGGATTAGTGACCGTTGGACAAGCATACGAGGCCAGGAATAGCATAGGATACCTAGATTCAAATATGATCAGTGTTGATGAATCAATCGTAATAGCTCAATTTCAATTATAGTACTCCatatttattctatttttattttggtttgCGCTTTATTGATTTTCTCTATGAACTCGAAGTGTTTGTTATAATTTCTCGAACTTATCTAAGGTTTCATAAAAACGATAGATGAACTAACATTATTGTTGTTAAacgtatttttttgttttatgtgTTAGTGGACTTTATTGTTAGTCTTATTCTTGTTGTTTAGGCTCTTTAGTTGTTTAGGCCCATTCGTGTAATATGTGTCCTCATGTATTGTTTTACAGTTTATATACTATTTAATGAATGAGAGAAGGGTTATGGGAAAATATTATGATTACATGATATCAtagataaaaccctaaaaaccctTATTCTCAATCCTAATCGTCGACCTCTTATGTTCTGTCGACTGATCCTTCactcattttgttttttttttctttttcttccatgTTATCATGGTGACATCAAATATGGTGTCTTCTTCTTCTGATAAGCCATACAGTATAACAAACATCAAGGCATACATTCCATTCACTCTTGATCTGGAACGTATGAACTATGATGCATGGCATGACGTATTTGAAACCCAATGTGTCACTTTTGGAGTTAACGATCATCTCAGCCAACCAGATGACAAAGCTGCGGACAGATCTGACAAAAAGGAATGGACTCGTgttgattctcttgtcaagatgTGGATTTTTGGTACTATGACTCAATCCTTGACCCAGACTATACACAAGAAGAATCAAACTGCTGTTGATCTATGGAGTGCTCTGGAAAATCTGTTTCATGACAACAAGGATACTCGAGACATGCAATTGGATCAAGAATTGCACAATATCTCTCAACGAGATACCTCTGTTAACGCCTACTGCTCCAGAATCAAGAACCTTGCTGAATTGCTCGAGAAAAATGAAGCTCCCGTCCCTGAAAAGAATCTGGTAAGTTATACCATCAATGGTCTccattctcatttagatcatatTGCAAGTATCCTCCGTCATCGCACTTCGTTCCTTACTTTCTTGGAAACTCGTTCAATACTTGCGCTTGAAGAGAAAGCTATGAATCAACTTCAATAGAGATCTATATCGGGTACACATCTTGACAACTCTTCTTCTCCCACTGTTCATGCTGCTGAAAACTCAAATACTAATCAACACTCTCGTCAATTTTGTAGCAATAACAATTCTCGTGGCGGACGCAGCTGAGGGCGCAATCATCGTGGTGTCAGACGATCTAATAATCGAGGAGATCGTAGAAATAATTTTTCCTTCTCTTGACATCAGCCTAATGCCCCCCATGGTTTGGCTTTCAGGTGATACCCTTTGCCGACCACAACATCACAACAGCATCAACAACGTTCAGCAGCCCCTGCTGCATGACCGGGCCTCCTTCCCTTTCCGACTCTAGTGCCTGCCCATCGGTTCTCGGTCCAGATTTCACCTTCGCTCCACACTGATTAGTAACCACCCCTCAGGCGGTTTTTAATACCACTCATCAGCAGCCCATCTCACCCTCATGGACTTGGTTTTCGGGATCCAATACGGATCAAACTACATCGTTGCCTCAAATTTTTAACACTATGCAACTAAGTGATCCTAACTCTACTGGATGGTACATGGATTCGGCTATCACA includes:
- the LOC111885827 gene encoding uncharacterized protein LOC111885827; the encoded protein is MVTSNMVSSSSDKPYSITNIKAYIPFTLDLERMNYDAWHDVFETQCVTFGVNDHLSQPDDKAADRSDKKEWTRVDSLVKMWIFGTMTQSLTQTIHKKNQTAVDLWSALENLFHDNKDTRDMQLDQELHNISQRDTSVNAYCSRIKNLAELLEKNEAPVPEKNLVSYTINGLHSHLDHIASILRHRTSFLTFLETRSILALEEKAMNQLQ